The Microcaecilia unicolor chromosome 6, aMicUni1.1, whole genome shotgun sequence genome includes a window with the following:
- the LOC115471990 gene encoding LOW QUALITY PROTEIN: TNF receptor-associated factor 5-like (The sequence of the model RefSeq protein was modified relative to this genomic sequence to represent the inferred CDS: inserted 2 bases in 1 codon; deleted 2 bases in 1 codon) has product MKKCEKEFRQFMQLFGTNGNLLPSTQTLASQIDKATRLETQMIQLIQMVSQEQSRLDLKPLMEMMENTKQKIALMETYDHRLVGLECQSSNHDVHINSHKAQLSNNEERFKLLEGACYNGKLIWKITDYRKKKREATEGRVVSIFSQPFYTSRCGYRLCARAYVNGDGSGKGTHLSLYFVVMKGEFDSLLPWPXLDQSGKKNHIAEGFRADPNSSSFKRPEVEMNIASGCPRFVSHTTLENGRNTYIKDDTLFIKVTVDLTDLEEL; this is encoded by the exons ATGAAAAAGTGTGAAAAGGAGTTCAGACAGTTCATGCAGCTCTTTGGCACAAATGGGAACCTGCTCCCAAGTACACAGACACTC GCCAGTCAGATAGATAAAGCCACGAGGCTGGAAACACAGATGATTCAGCTGATACAAATGGTCAGCCAGGAGCAGAGCAGACTTGATCTGAAGCCACTGATGGAGATGATGGAGAACACAAAGCAAAAGATTGCCTTGATGGAAACGTATGACCATCGCCTAGTGGGTTTGGAATGCCAGTCCAGCAATCACGATGTCCACATTAACAGCCACAAGGCCCAGCTGAGCAACAACGAAGAGCGATTTAAACTCTTAGAAGGTGCCTGTTACAATGGAAAGCTCATATGGAAAATCACGGActacagaaaaaagaaaagggaagccACAGAAGGACGTGTTGTGTCTATCTTTAGCCAGCCATTTTATACCAGTCGTTGTGGGTACCGACTGTGTGCCAGAGCATATGTGAATGGAGATGGCTCAGGAAAAGGAACACATCTGTCACTGTACTTTGTGGTCATGAAGGGGGAATTTGACTCGCTGCTTCCATGGCC TCTGGACCAAAGTGGCAAAAAAAATCATATTGCGGAAGGTTTCCGAGCAGACCCCAACAGCAGCAGTTTTAAACGGCCAGAAGTGGAGATGAACATTGCTTCTGGCTGTCCACGATTTGTGTCTCATACAACACTGGAAAATGGAAGGAACACATACATTAAAGATGACACTCTGTTTATCAAAGTCACTGTGGATTTAACAGACCTTGAGGAATTATAA
- the LOC115471989 gene encoding tubulin beta-4B chain isoform X1, with the protein MREIVHLQAGQCGNQIGAKFWEVISDEHGIDPTGTYHGDSDLQLERINVYYNEATGGKYVPRAVLVDLEPGTMDSVRSGPFGQIFRPDNFVFGQSGAGNNWAKGHYTEGAELVDSVLDVVRKEAESCDCLQGFQLTHSLGGGTGSGMGTLLISKIREEYPDRIMNTFSVVPSPKVSDTVVEPYNATLSVHQLVENTDETYCIDNEALYDICFRTLKLTTPTYGDLNHLVSATMSGVTTCLRFPGQLNADLRKLAVNMVPFPRLHFFMPGFAPLTSRGSQQYRALTVPELTQQMFDAKNMMAACDPRHGRYLTVAAVFRGRMSMKEVDEQMLNVQNKNSSYFVEWIPNNVKTAVCDIPPRGLKMSATFIGNSTAIQELFKRISEQFTAMFRRKAFLHWYTGEGMDEMEFTEAESNMNDLVSEYQQYQDATAEEEGEFEEEAEEEVA; encoded by the exons ATGCGAGAAATTGTTCACCTTCAAGCGGGCCAGTGTGGTAACCAAATCGGGGCTAAG ttctgggAAGTGATCAGTGACGAACACGGAATTGACCCTACTGGTACTTACCATGGAGATAGTGATCTTCAACTGGAAAGGATTAATGTTTATTATAATGAAGCTACAG GTGGGAAGTATGTTCCTCGTGCAGTACTGGTAGATCTTGAGCCTGGAACAATGGACTCTGTGCGATCTGGACCTTTTGGGCAGATCTTCAGGCCTGACAACTTTGTGTTTG GTCAGAGTGGTGCTGGAAACAACTGGGCAAAAGGTCACTATACAGAAGGTGCAGAGCTTGTTGATTCGGTGTTGGATGTTGTGAGAAAAGAAGCAGAAAGCTGTGATTGTCTCCAGGGTTTTCAGCTTACACATTCTCTGGGTGGAGGTACAGGCTCTGGTATGGGTACCCTCTTAATTAGCAAAATCCGTGAAGAATACCCAGACAGAATCATGAACACTTTCAGCGTTGTGCCATCTCCTAAAGTATCTGACACTGTTGTAGAACCATACAATGCCACCCTTTCGGTGCACCAACTTGTAGAAAATACAGATGAGACCTACTGTATTGACAATGAAGCACTGTATGACATCTGTTTTAGAACCTTGAAACTGACCACACCAACATATGGGGATCTGAACCATTTGGTGTCGGCAACCATGAGTGGTGTCACAACATGCTTGCGTTTCCCTGGTCAGCTTAACGCTGACCTACGTAAACTAGCAGTAAACATGGTTCCCTTTCCACGTTTGCACTTTTTTATGCCTGGTTTTGCCCCACTTACTAGCCGTGGTAGTCAACAGTACCGTGCCTTAACAGTACCAGAGCTCACACAGCAGATGTTTGATGCAAAGAACATGATGGCTGCTTGTGACCCTCGTCATGGGCGTTACCTTACTGTGGCTGCTGTATTCAGAGGCCGTATGTCCATGAAGGAGGTGGATGAACAGATGCTTAATGTGCAAAACAAGAACAGTAGCTACTTTGTTGAATGGATCCCCAACAATGTTAAAACAGCTGTTTGTGATATCCCACCCCGTGGCCTAAAAATGTCTGCTACCTTTATTGGTAACAGCACAGCCATCCAGGAGCTGTTCAAACGTATTTCTGAGCAGTTCACAGCTATGTTTCGCAGAAAGGCCTTTTTGCATTGGTACACAGGGGAGGGTATGGATGAAATGGAGTTCACAGAAGCAGAGAGCAACATGAATGACTTGGTATCTGAATATCAACAATACCAGGATGCTactgcagaagaagagggtgagtTTGAAGAAGAGGCTGAAGAGGAAGTAGCATAA
- the LOC115471989 gene encoding tubulin beta chain isoform X2, with amino-acid sequence MDSVRSGPFGQIFRPDNFVFGQSGAGNNWAKGHYTEGAELVDSVLDVVRKEAESCDCLQGFQLTHSLGGGTGSGMGTLLISKIREEYPDRIMNTFSVVPSPKVSDTVVEPYNATLSVHQLVENTDETYCIDNEALYDICFRTLKLTTPTYGDLNHLVSATMSGVTTCLRFPGQLNADLRKLAVNMVPFPRLHFFMPGFAPLTSRGSQQYRALTVPELTQQMFDAKNMMAACDPRHGRYLTVAAVFRGRMSMKEVDEQMLNVQNKNSSYFVEWIPNNVKTAVCDIPPRGLKMSATFIGNSTAIQELFKRISEQFTAMFRRKAFLHWYTGEGMDEMEFTEAESNMNDLVSEYQQYQDATAEEEGEFEEEAEEEVA; translated from the exons ATGGACTCTGTGCGATCTGGACCTTTTGGGCAGATCTTCAGGCCTGACAACTTTGTGTTTG GTCAGAGTGGTGCTGGAAACAACTGGGCAAAAGGTCACTATACAGAAGGTGCAGAGCTTGTTGATTCGGTGTTGGATGTTGTGAGAAAAGAAGCAGAAAGCTGTGATTGTCTCCAGGGTTTTCAGCTTACACATTCTCTGGGTGGAGGTACAGGCTCTGGTATGGGTACCCTCTTAATTAGCAAAATCCGTGAAGAATACCCAGACAGAATCATGAACACTTTCAGCGTTGTGCCATCTCCTAAAGTATCTGACACTGTTGTAGAACCATACAATGCCACCCTTTCGGTGCACCAACTTGTAGAAAATACAGATGAGACCTACTGTATTGACAATGAAGCACTGTATGACATCTGTTTTAGAACCTTGAAACTGACCACACCAACATATGGGGATCTGAACCATTTGGTGTCGGCAACCATGAGTGGTGTCACAACATGCTTGCGTTTCCCTGGTCAGCTTAACGCTGACCTACGTAAACTAGCAGTAAACATGGTTCCCTTTCCACGTTTGCACTTTTTTATGCCTGGTTTTGCCCCACTTACTAGCCGTGGTAGTCAACAGTACCGTGCCTTAACAGTACCAGAGCTCACACAGCAGATGTTTGATGCAAAGAACATGATGGCTGCTTGTGACCCTCGTCATGGGCGTTACCTTACTGTGGCTGCTGTATTCAGAGGCCGTATGTCCATGAAGGAGGTGGATGAACAGATGCTTAATGTGCAAAACAAGAACAGTAGCTACTTTGTTGAATGGATCCCCAACAATGTTAAAACAGCTGTTTGTGATATCCCACCCCGTGGCCTAAAAATGTCTGCTACCTTTATTGGTAACAGCACAGCCATCCAGGAGCTGTTCAAACGTATTTCTGAGCAGTTCACAGCTATGTTTCGCAGAAAGGCCTTTTTGCATTGGTACACAGGGGAGGGTATGGATGAAATGGAGTTCACAGAAGCAGAGAGCAACATGAATGACTTGGTATCTGAATATCAACAATACCAGGATGCTactgcagaagaagagggtgagtTTGAAGAAGAGGCTGAAGAGGAAGTAGCATAA